Proteins encoded by one window of Paenibacillus urinalis:
- a CDS encoding PaaI family thioesterase, whose protein sequence is MNMVEEMIKDADERFWGLLGCRLIGVTEDEITIAVTAGKKHTNSMGIIHGGVLSSLMDQAMGMAAVHAKQLDHCVTTNLNVHYLAPMREGELIVTAKVIHEAGRSLTTTAEVRNADGVIGCMATASFRLVIPKK, encoded by the coding sequence ATGAATATGGTAGAAGAAATGATCAAGGATGCTGATGAACGCTTTTGGGGACTACTCGGGTGCAGGCTCATCGGTGTAACAGAGGATGAAATTACAATAGCGGTAACGGCAGGAAAGAAGCATACGAATTCAATGGGAATCATCCACGGCGGAGTATTATCCTCATTAATGGATCAAGCGATGGGAATGGCTGCCGTTCATGCCAAGCAGCTGGATCACTGTGTCACAACCAACCTAAATGTTCACTATCTTGCTCCAATGCGAGAAGGGGAATTAATCGTGACAGCTAAAGTTATTCATGAAGCAGGTAGGAGTCTGACCACTACTGCAGAAGTGAGAAATGCCGATGGAGTGATCGGGTGTATGGCAACCGCCTCTTTCCGTTTAG